In Bradyrhizobium guangdongense, the sequence AAGCGTACCGGTTCTCGATCGCCTGGCCACGCATCCTGCCGCAGGGACGCGGAGCTGCCAACGAGGCCGGTCTTTCGTTTTACGACCGTCTGATCGATGAGCTCCTGGCCGCCGGCATCGAGCCGTGGCTGTGCCTTTACCATTGGGACCTGCCGCAGGCTCTGGAGGAGCACGGTGGCTGGCAGAATCGTGAAATGGCGACTTGGTTCGCCGACTATACGGCTCTGGTCGCAACCCGCTTCGGCGATCGGGTCAAGCGATTTGCGACGTTCAATGAGCCATCGATCTTCAGCCTGTTCAGCCGATCACTCGGCGAGCGGGATCGCAGCAGCGAAGAAAAGCTCCATCGCATGATCCACAATGTCAATCTCGCGCATGGTGCGGCGGTTGATGTTCTGCGCGCAAACGTTGCCGGCGCATCGATCGGGTGCATTCACAACAGGCAGCCCTGCCGGCCGTCCAGCAGCAGCGAGGCCGATGCAGCTGCGGCGGCACGCCTGGACGTTTACTGGAACAGTGTCTTTCCGGACCCGCAATGCCGTGGCGCGTATCCGGAATCGATGCGAGCGGCGATCGAACCGCATCTGCAGCCGGGCGACATGGCGCGCATTTGCCGGCCGGTCGATTGGTTCGGGCTGAATCACTACAGCCCGGTCTATGTGAAGGCAGATCCTGTTTCGATGCTGGGCTACGGCTTCGGCGACAAGCCCGCCGGCGCGCCCTTGACGCCGATCGATTGGCCGGTCGATCCCGAGGCTTTCAGCGACACATTGCAGAGTGTCCACGACCGCTACGGCTTGCCGATCTATGTTCTCGAGAACGGATACGGCAACTTCGACCAGCCGGACCAAAACGGCGCCGTGATCGACACTGGCCGCATAGAATTCCTGAAGGCCTATATCGCCGCGATGGCTGCCGCCGCCTGCCGCGGCGTCGACGTTCGCGGCTATTTCGTTTGGTCGCTGCTCGACAATTTCGAATGGGATTCCGGATACAGCATCAGGTTCGGCCTGGCCTATGTGGACTATGCATCGCTGCGGCGAACACCAAAATCCTCGTTCGACTGGTATGCAGGGCTGATCAAGGCGGGGCAGCCATGATGAAGCCAACTCCTCCAACGCGAACCGCCTTGCTCGCCGATATCGGAGGAACTAACGCTCGCTTTGCACTCCTGACGAACGGCAAGCTTGGCACGATCGCTCATACGGCCGTCGGCGATCACGGCACCTTTTCGGAGGCGCTCACTGCCTATCTCGGCGAGGCGGCAAAGGCCGGGACCATTCAGCACGCAATCCTCGCCGCCTCCGGCGCAGTCCAGAACGGCCGCTGCGCTCTCACGAACAATCCCTGGGTCATCGATGCAGAGGAGTTGCGCAGGGCATATGGATTCTCGTCCGTGCGCCTGATCAACGACTTCGAAGCGGTCGCGCTGGCCCTGCCCCGTCTTCTCCCGGGCAGTCTGCTGCAACTGGGGGGACGAGAACGGGTCGCCGGAGCGCCCCTCGCGGCGATCGGCCCCGGCACCGGCCTGGGCATGGCTGTCACCATACCGCACGGCGACAGTCAGATCGTCCTTTCCAGTGAGGGCGGCCATTCCACGATGGCGGGAGGCTCTTTGCGCGAGGACGCCGTCATCGCGCATTTGCGGCAACGTTTCGGACATGTATCGTCCGAACGCCTCCTGTCGGGCGCGGGATTGGAGAACCTCCATGACACTCTTGCGTTTCTAGACGGGGTGACCGTTCCAAAACGCCGATCGGCCGAGATCACGCGGACCGCAATCGAAGGGACTTGTCCGATCAGCCGCGCTGCCGTCGACATGTTTTGCGCGATGCTGGGATCCGTTACGGGCAATTTTGCGCTCGCAGTCGGTGCAAAAGGCGGGATGTTCATCGGCGGGGGCATTTTGCGTCATATGCCCGACTATCTTGCCGCGTCCCAGTTTCGCATGCGCTTCGAGGAAAAGGGGCGTCTCAAGACATTCTTGGCGCCGATCCCGGCCTATCTCATCCTCGACGACGATGTTGCATTCACCGGTCTTCGTGCCCTGATGGAGGTCGAAGGCCTTGACTGAGATGCCACCGGTCCAGATCGTAACCCTGACCATCAACCCCGCCGTCGACATCTCGACGTCGGTCAGGAAGATGATGCCCTTCACCAAAATGCGCTGCGCGGAAGCCCAGCGCGATCCCGGCGGAGGCGGAATCAACGTCGCCAGGGTCCTGACGCGCCTCGACATCGACGCGATCGCGATCTATCCGGCCGGAGGCGCCACCGGGCAAACGCTGGCGCGGCTGGTCGAGCGCGAGTCCGTGCGCAGCATCGTGATCCCGACCGCGAACGATACCCGCGAGGACATCACCGTCTTCGACGAGACGACCCGCGAGCAGTTTCGTCTGGTTTTTCCGGGGGCCTCGCTCAGCGAATTCGAATGGCAGCAGTGCCTCGACGCCGTCACGCGCATCAGCTCCGAAGCTGCATTTGTCATCGCCAGTGGCAGCCTGCCCCCTGGAATACCGGTCGACTTCTACGGACGGGTGGTCCGGGCATCGAAAGGAGCGGCCAAGGTCATCGTCGATACGACCGGTATTTCGCTGAAGGCCGCCTTGGATGCCGGCGTTTATCTCATCAAGCCCAATCTTCACGAGTTCCAGGATCTCGCCGGCATTAGCACCGAGGACGAGCCTGCGCTGCTCGAAGCAGGGCGCAGCCTATTCGCTCGCCACCGCATCGAGATGATCGCGCTCTCGATGGGCTCGCAGGGCGCCCTGCTCCTGACGCGCGACATCGCCTTGCGCGCGAACGGCCTTCCGATCGAGCCCGTTAGCGTCTCCGGGGCCGGCGACAGCTTCCTGGGAGCGATGGTTTCGAGCCTGGCACACGACGGCGACCTCGAAGCGGCTCTGCGCTATGGCGTCGCCGGCGGTTCGGCCGCCCTGCTGAGTCCCGGCACGGGGCTATGTGTGAGAGAGGACATTCATCGTCTCGCTTCCAGCGTGGAAGTGACTGCCATCGTCGGCTATCATGCCTAGCGACGACGTGGATCAGTTGCCGAGTGAACGCCAATTGCTGAGATCAGCAGCTGGTTTACGGGCAACTGTCCGCGGCTGCGCTTCGGCCAACCGCATTGCGTCGCCTTATCTTGCTCTGGACCAGGTCGATCAATATCCCGGGTATGACGAGCCAGCGCGTATACGGTGTTCATCGCCACGAACCGAAAGGCTCACCAGGTGGAAGACGAACTGCTTTTGAAACTGGAGCAGCGTCTGGGTCGGATCCACGCCCGGCAGCGGCTTGGCATCGAAGCTGATCATGAGGCACAGATCTTCGGCCAGGGACTCAACTTCTTCCATATCGAGAACTGGTATTCTGTCCATTCGCTGATACGAAATATTCTGAAGCTGTCCGGGCTGTACTGGCGGGGCCGCCGAAATGCCGAGCGCATTGCGGTGAAATATAACACGATCGAATGTGCAAATTTACCAGCTCTGTTCGACAGCTTCACGATCCTTCACATCAGCGATCCCCACGTCGATATGAGCCAGCGCGCCATGCGGCGCCTGGTCGAGCTGATCCCAGGGCTGGACTATGATTTATGCGTCCTCACCGGCGACTATCGTGGCAAGACTTTCGGAGCGTTCGACGCCGCGCTGGAGGGCATGGCACGGGTAGTTGCCCACCTGAAGCAACCCGTTCTCGGCGTGCTTGGCAATCACGACACCATCAGGATGCTGCCCGGTCTGGAGGCGATGGGCATACGCATGCTCCAGAACGAGTGCGCGACGATCAAGCGCGGCGAGGAGGAGATATTTGTCGCCGGGATCGACGATGCGCATTATTTCAGAGTAGATAACATTGAGAAGGTCGGGTCGGAGATCCCCGACGGCGCATTCTCGATCCTGCTGTCCCACACCCCGGAAATCTACCGACAGGCGGCGCATGCCGGGTTCGATGTGCTACTCGGCGGACATACGCACGGAGGTCAGATCTGCCTGCCGGGCTCGATCCCCATCACGCTTGACTCGGTGCTACCACGTCGGATGGGCGCGGGCGCCTGGCGCTATCGCGGCATGGTCGGGTACACCTCCGTGGGCGCGGGATCAAGCGTCGTTGCCGTGCGCTTCAATTGCCTGCCAGAAATCACGCTGCACCGATTGTGCCGCCCAGCCGATCCCTCTAATAGGGCTGATCCCTGATACGCAACATGTACAGCACGCGAGAGATCGCGAGCTCGCCAACGAAGAACATCAAGACGACGACGAAAATGTCGGCGTCGCTCAGCCCCAGGCTCTCCTGGCAAGCCAGGAGCGGAAACAGCGATTCCGGAACCTGGTCCAAACCCACCGCCTGGCTGCTCGGTGGCATCTTCATGCGCCGTTTCAAGAAGCTGGAGAACAGGTCTCCCGCCATCGCGACGATCGCGACTGCAGCACCGACTTCGTAGCTTAAGCCAAGAAGAGCTCCGCCGAATGCGGTCACGACGATTGACGCGACGATGCCGCGAACGGTCTTCGACGCTCCGAATACCGGTCGGCCGTCAAAGAACAGAAGTCCTCCATCCAACGCGAAGGCGAAACGAGCGCCGAGGAGCTTCTTCGCCGCGACCGGCGCCCCGTTTGCGAGCGTCAGAAGCACAATTGCGTAAAGAATCGGGAATGTGGACATCAAGCATCTCGCTTGCGATGAACCGCCGTCGGAGCGTGCACCGCGGCGTCGAGCAACTACCTAACGAAATAGCGCGTTCCAAGCGCCGCCGAACCTGAACCTTCTTTCATATGCACCTACGAATGTAGGGCCGATTGATTTCCCACAGCTCGTCGAGCAGCCCTCGCGCGGCGTCCTCCGAATTTATGACGGGATCGATCAGCAGTGCCTGCAGTGCGAGCTCCTTTGAGCCCTGCATAGCCGCCTCGACCGCGAGCTGCTGAACGCCGACCTGGATTGCCATCAGCTTGGAGACCGCATCCGGAAGCGGTCCCAAGGAAACAGGGTGAATTCCCGCGGCATCTGCAACGACGGGTACTTCGACCGCCGCGTTGACCGGCAGATTGGGGATAATTCCGCAGTTAGGGACAACGGCTGACTCGATCAGCTGCTTGCGGTCAAGAAGGACCGACGAAATGATGGTTGCAGCGCGTTCGCCGGAGGGCTGGAACCACCACGACGGGATTGATGCCCTGCCAGCAAGGACATCATCTATCAGTCGCATCAGCTTGCCACGTTCGTCCTCGTCCCAGCCGAAGTTGTAACCGCCCTCGCCCGCCTCCCATCCGAACGACAAATACTCGCCGACATGCGCATCGCCGCAGCCAAGCCAGTAGCCAAAGCCGCGCAACAACTTTCGCGTCAGCGGTGCGACGGACGCATTGACACTCTTTTCCTTCTCTTTGAGAAGCGGATAGAGATCGGCACCGGTCTCACGGTCACGGATCTGCATGAGGCACTGAAAATGGTTCAGACCGGCGCCCCAGACATCGATCCGCTCCTCAGGCAGCCCCAGTATCGAAGCCACCTGCCCGCGCGCCAAAAAGATGCCATGGCATAGGCCCAGGCTCCGAATCGTACTGTGCTGGCCGAGGGCCAGAATGATCCGACTCTCCGGATTGGAAAAGTTGATGAAGAGCGCTCGCGGGCAGCGCCGCTCCATCTCTCGCACGAAACCGAAGACGACCGGCAACGTCCTCAACGTGAAGAACAATCCGCCCGGTCCCCCATTTTCGCCGAGCGTGTGGCGAATGCCGTATTTCCGCGGCACCTCGAAATCAAAGCGCCACAGTCGATTGCGATCGATCGCTGTCGAATGAACAACGAAGTCCGCGCCGTCCAGCGCCGCGCGCCAATCCGTCGTCGATTCGATCCTCAACCCTGCCCCCTTCTTTTCATTGAGCAACTGCGCAAGGCGTAGCGAACGATCAAGCCGTTCGATGTTCCGACCCACCAGGATCAACTCGCTGCCCGCAAGATCGGACGTTGAGAACAGGTCTCGAAACATGCTCATGCCGAACGCCGCGCTGCTGGCGCCCAGAAACACGATCTTGCTCATGGAAGGCATCTCGATGCTCCGGTCTCCTCTATTGAGCATGCGTTGTTTGCCAAAGCCGATCTTGCGCAAGATCAAGCTGCCTTCCTTTGAGCCGCATATTCTGCGGAAATGCAGATGCGCCTTGCCGCGCGCGAAAGGTCCTCCGCTGCAATGCGAGAAAACGCGATGGCCAACTCTAGCTACATCCGGCGTTTCGGCGAGATCGGTCTCGACGATGTGCCCTTGGTGGGCGGCAAGACCGCATCGCTCGGCGAGCTCTATTCGGCACTCGCCAGCGCAGGCGTGAGGGTGCCAAACGGCTTTGCGATCACCGCCGCCGCCTACCGGGATGCGCTGACCGCGAGCGGTGCATGGGACGAATTACACGAGCTGCTGTCCGGACTGGACAAGCGCAAAATTGCCGATCTGGCCAGACGCGCTACGGCAGCCCGCGCGATTGTGTACGACGCAACTGATCGCGCTGATTTGCGCGCCAGCGTAGCAGCAGCCTACGGCGAGCTCGAAAAGCAGTATGGCCGCAATCTTGCTGTTGCGGTGCGCAGTTCGGCGACTGCCGAGGATTTGCCGACCGCCAGCTTCGCGGGGCAGCATGACAGCTTTCTCAACATTCGTGGCGCTCGCGCGCTATTCGATGCGTGCCGCCGCTGCTTTGCTTCGCTGTTTACCGACCGCGCCATCTCTTATCGCATCGACAATGGCTTCGATCATTTCAAGGTCGCGCTTTCGGTCGCTGTCATGAAGATGGTGCGGTCCGATCTCGCGGCCAGCGGCGTGATGTTCACACTGGATACTGAATCCGGATTTCGAGATGTCGTTTTCATAACGGGCGCCTACGGGCTCGGCGAAAACATCGTTCAAGGCGTGGTCGAACCCGATGAGTTCTATGTCCACAAACCGACCTTCAAGACGGGATCTCGTGCGGTTCTGTCCCGTCGCCTCGGCGCCAAGGACAAGAGAATGGTGTATGGCAGTGGCCGCTCGACCACGCGCAATGTGGCCGCTTCGCCCATCGAACGCCGCCGCTACTGCATTTCGGACCAGGACGTTCTCGAACTCGCCGGCTATGCCATTGCGGTGGAGGACCATTACTCGGCTAAGGCGGGGGCCCCCATGCCAATGGACATCGAGTGGGCCAAGGACGGCAAGGACGGCGAGCTCTACATCATCCAGGCGCGGCCGGAGACCGTCGCGTCGCAGAGGAGCCCTGCCACGTTGGAGAGCTACAACCTGAAATCGAAAGGGCGCGAGCTCGCGAGCGGCCGAGCCGTCGGCGAAAAGATCGCGACCGGCAATATCCGCAAGGTCGCGACCAAACAGGATCTGCGCTCGTTCAAGCCCGGTGAGGTGCTGGTCGCACCGTCAACGAGTCCCGATTGGGAACCGGTCATGAAGCAGGCCGCCGCAATCATTACCGATCATGGGGGACGGACCTGCCATGCAGCGATTGTTGCACGAGAGCTGGGTATACCGGCTGTGGTCGGCACGGAGAACTTCAGCCGCAATGCCAGGAACGGTACGAGCGTTACGGTTTCCTGTGCGGAAGGGGATATCGGCCACGTTTACGAAGGGGCCGTGCCATTTGAGGTCGAGCACATCGCAATTAGCGCACTGAAGGCTCCGCGGACCGAAATCATGGTCAATCTCGGCAACCCGGAAATTGCATTGAAGACAGCGATGCTGCCAAGTTCCGGGGTCGGACTTGCTCGAATGGAGTTCATCATCAATCAGCACATCGGCGTGCACCCGATGGCCTTGGCCTGTCCGGAAAAGGTCAAGTCCGCAAAGGATCGGCAAAGAGTCAGGCGGCTTACTGAAGCGTACGCCAAGCCAGCCGATTTCTTCGTCGAGCGATTGTCCGAGGGAGTCGGCTTGATTGCGGCGGCCTTTTACCCGCGCCCCGTGATCATCCGCCTCTCCGATTTCAAGACCAACGAATACGCCAACCTGATTGCCGGGTCCGACTTCGAAGCGAAGGAAGAGAACCCGATGATCGGATTTCGCGGCGCCGCCCGCTATGCGCATCCCGCCTACGCGCCGGGCTTCGCGCTGGAATGTGCGGCCCTGCGGCGGGTCGTGAAGGAAATGGGTTTGACCAATCTGAAGGTCATGATTCCATTCTGCCGCCGCGTGGACGAGGCGCGCCGCGTGATCCAGGCCATGGGCGAACATGGCCTGAAGCAGGGCGAGAGTGGTCTTGAGATCTTCATGATGTGCGAGATACCGAACAACGTCATCTTGATCGACCAATTCGCCGAGCTGTTCGATGGCTTCTCGATCGGCTCCAACGACCTTACCCAACTCACCCTCGGAGTGGACCGCGATTCCGACATCGTGGCGTTCGATTTCGACGAGCGAGACCCCGGTGTGCTGGAGATGTTGCGCATGGCCGTCAAGGGCGCAAAGCGCAACCGGCGCCATATTGGAATATGCGGCGAAGCACCGGCGAACTATCCCGAGATCGCGGCCTTTCTTGCAGAACTCGAAATTGATTCCATCAGCGTCAATCCGTCGAGCGTCCTGCGCACGATCAACGTCGTGCGAGAGGCCGAGCAGAAGGGCCGACTGCGTCGGGTGGGCTCAACCTGATTGGTCTCAGTCTATTCCGATGAGATGCCTCTCGATCTTCCCCACGGGATGCTTGGTCAGATGCTTGTGCAATTCGGCTGCGGTCAGCGCCTTCGCATCAGGTCGGCCAGCATCCTCGGCGGCGCGACCATCACGACCTCGGGCACCTTCTGGGCCTCGTCAGTTTGGTGCGCGTCGGACTCGCGGCCGCCGATCAGCGCCCGGCTATTGCTAGGACCTTCAGCTCTGTCGCTTGGGTAAAGCTACTTACGTAACGAACTCAGGAGCTTAAGTACTGGCTGGGGCGGGAGGGATCGAACCTCCGAATGGCGGAATCAAAATCCGCTGCCTTACCGCTTGGCTACGCCCCATCAGGTGAGCGAGGGAACGGCGAAAGCACTCGCATCCGCAGATTCTCCTCGGTCGCAGCCGGTCTATAGGGAGCGGCCCGGCATTTCAACCGCCCGGAGGGGCAAAATACCACGGGCCGGAATGCGGCCGGCGCCACACCTTGTTATTATAGGCCCTCCCCGACGCCCGATGCGGTCCCGTATCGCGGCCATTGAGACCTGCGGCGTTTCATGGGAATACGGCGCCAAACCTGTCCTCGGGAGTGAGCCATGACCTACCGCGCGCCGATTTCTGACATGCTGCTGTCGCTCAACCATGGCGCCGGGCTGAAGGCCGCCGTGGACGCCGGCCATTACGGCGATTTCGACGCCGATATTACCGCAGCCGTGCTGGAAGAAGCCGCCAAATTCGCGACCGAGGTGCTGGCGCCGTTGAACAAGGTCGGCGACGAGCACGGCATCAAGCTTGACCAGGGCAAGGTCACGACCGCGCCGGGCTGGCCCGATGCCTACAAGCGCTGGACCGAGGGCGGCTGGAACGCGGTCTCGGGCCCCGAGGATTTCGGCGGCCAAGGCCTGCCGCTCGCGATCAACGCCGCCTGCACCGAGATCTGGAGCGCCGCCAACGTCGCCTTCGGTCTCTGCCCGCTGCTGACGGCGTCCGCGATCGAAGCGCTCGATGCGCATGGCAGCGACGAGCTGAAGAAGATCTATCTCGAAAAACTCGTCTCCGGCGAATGGACCGG encodes:
- the glk gene encoding glucokinase, with the translated sequence MMKPTPPTRTALLADIGGTNARFALLTNGKLGTIAHTAVGDHGTFSEALTAYLGEAAKAGTIQHAILAASGAVQNGRCALTNNPWVIDAEELRRAYGFSSVRLINDFEAVALALPRLLPGSLLQLGGRERVAGAPLAAIGPGTGLGMAVTIPHGDSQIVLSSEGGHSTMAGGSLREDAVIAHLRQRFGHVSSERLLSGAGLENLHDTLAFLDGVTVPKRRSAEITRTAIEGTCPISRAAVDMFCAMLGSVTGNFALAVGAKGGMFIGGGILRHMPDYLAASQFRMRFEEKGRLKTFLAPIPAYLILDDDVAFTGLRALMEVEGLD
- a CDS encoding 1-phosphofructokinase family hexose kinase; amino-acid sequence: MPPVQIVTLTINPAVDISTSVRKMMPFTKMRCAEAQRDPGGGGINVARVLTRLDIDAIAIYPAGGATGQTLARLVERESVRSIVIPTANDTREDITVFDETTREQFRLVFPGASLSEFEWQQCLDAVTRISSEAAFVIASGSLPPGIPVDFYGRVVRASKGAAKVIVDTTGISLKAALDAGVYLIKPNLHEFQDLAGISTEDEPALLEAGRSLFARHRIEMIALSMGSQGALLLTRDIALRANGLPIEPVSVSGAGDSFLGAMVSSLAHDGDLEAALRYGVAGGSAALLSPGTGLCVREDIHRLASSVEVTAIVGYHA
- a CDS encoding metallophosphoesterase, translated to MEDELLLKLEQRLGRIHARQRLGIEADHEAQIFGQGLNFFHIENWYSVHSLIRNILKLSGLYWRGRRNAERIAVKYNTIECANLPALFDSFTILHISDPHVDMSQRAMRRLVELIPGLDYDLCVLTGDYRGKTFGAFDAALEGMARVVAHLKQPVLGVLGNHDTIRMLPGLEAMGIRMLQNECATIKRGEEEIFVAGIDDAHYFRVDNIEKVGSEIPDGAFSILLSHTPEIYRQAAHAGFDVLLGGHTHGGQICLPGSIPITLDSVLPRRMGAGAWRYRGMVGYTSVGAGSSVVAVRFNCLPEITLHRLCRPADPSNRADP
- a CDS encoding alpha-glucosidase/alpha-galactosidase, with product MPSMSKIVFLGASSAAFGMSMFRDLFSTSDLAGSELILVGRNIERLDRSLRLAQLLNEKKGAGLRIESTTDWRAALDGADFVVHSTAIDRNRLWRFDFEVPRKYGIRHTLGENGGPGGLFFTLRTLPVVFGFVREMERRCPRALFINFSNPESRIILALGQHSTIRSLGLCHGIFLARGQVASILGLPEERIDVWGAGLNHFQCLMQIRDRETGADLYPLLKEKEKSVNASVAPLTRKLLRGFGYWLGCGDAHVGEYLSFGWEAGEGGYNFGWDEDERGKLMRLIDDVLAGRASIPSWWFQPSGERAATIISSVLLDRKQLIESAVVPNCGIIPNLPVNAAVEVPVVADAAGIHPVSLGPLPDAVSKLMAIQVGVQQLAVEAAMQGSKELALQALLIDPVINSEDAARGLLDELWEINRPYIRRCI
- a CDS encoding GH1 family beta-glucosidase translates to MSTIQLPNTASLRSDFIWGVSTSSFQIEGATREDGRGASIWDVYCQNGTIKNHDTGDVACDHYHRYREDVALMKALGVQAYRFSIAWPRILPQGRGAANEAGLSFYDRLIDELLAAGIEPWLCLYHWDLPQALEEHGGWQNREMATWFADYTALVATRFGDRVKRFATFNEPSIFSLFSRSLGERDRSSEEKLHRMIHNVNLAHGAAVDVLRANVAGASIGCIHNRQPCRPSSSSEADAAAAARLDVYWNSVFPDPQCRGAYPESMRAAIEPHLQPGDMARICRPVDWFGLNHYSPVYVKADPVSMLGYGFGDKPAGAPLTPIDWPVDPEAFSDTLQSVHDRYGLPIYVLENGYGNFDQPDQNGAVIDTGRIEFLKAYIAAMAAAACRGVDVRGYFVWSLLDNFEWDSGYSIRFGLAYVDYASLRRTPKSSFDWYAGLIKAGQP
- the ppsA gene encoding phosphoenolpyruvate synthase, coding for MANSSYIRRFGEIGLDDVPLVGGKTASLGELYSALASAGVRVPNGFAITAAAYRDALTASGAWDELHELLSGLDKRKIADLARRATAARAIVYDATDRADLRASVAAAYGELEKQYGRNLAVAVRSSATAEDLPTASFAGQHDSFLNIRGARALFDACRRCFASLFTDRAISYRIDNGFDHFKVALSVAVMKMVRSDLAASGVMFTLDTESGFRDVVFITGAYGLGENIVQGVVEPDEFYVHKPTFKTGSRAVLSRRLGAKDKRMVYGSGRSTTRNVAASPIERRRYCISDQDVLELAGYAIAVEDHYSAKAGAPMPMDIEWAKDGKDGELYIIQARPETVASQRSPATLESYNLKSKGRELASGRAVGEKIATGNIRKVATKQDLRSFKPGEVLVAPSTSPDWEPVMKQAAAIITDHGGRTCHAAIVARELGIPAVVGTENFSRNARNGTSVTVSCAEGDIGHVYEGAVPFEVEHIAISALKAPRTEIMVNLGNPEIALKTAMLPSSGVGLARMEFIINQHIGVHPMALACPEKVKSAKDRQRVRRLTEAYAKPADFFVERLSEGVGLIAAAFYPRPVIIRLSDFKTNEYANLIAGSDFEAKEENPMIGFRGAARYAHPAYAPGFALECAALRRVVKEMGLTNLKVMIPFCRRVDEARRVIQAMGEHGLKQGESGLEIFMMCEIPNNVILIDQFAELFDGFSIGSNDLTQLTLGVDRDSDIVAFDFDERDPGVLEMLRMAVKGAKRNRRHIGICGEAPANYPEIAAFLAELEIDSISVNPSSVLRTINVVREAEQKGRLRRVGST
- a CDS encoding CDP-archaeol synthase; translated protein: MSTFPILYAIVLLTLANGAPVAAKKLLGARFAFALDGGLLFFDGRPVFGASKTVRGIVASIVVTAFGGALLGLSYEVGAAVAIVAMAGDLFSSFLKRRMKMPPSSQAVGLDQVPESLFPLLACQESLGLSDADIFVVVLMFFVGELAISRVLYMLRIRDQPY